A region from the Mycolicibacterium litorale genome encodes:
- a CDS encoding amino acid ABC transporter permease, with amino-acid sequence MTAVESPSPATSPAAIDAVPLRHPWRWVTAVVILVLLGLFLYGAATNDAYRWSTYWEYLFNERVLTVGVVNTLQLTVYSMVLALILGVLLAVMRLSPNPVFRAVSWAYLWIFRGTPVYVQLVFWGLLPTIYQNIQLGVPFGPSLLHLDLQSLSFPFLLAILGLALNESAYMAEIIRAGITSVPEGQMEASTALGMSWTLAMRRTVLPQAMRVIIPPTGNEVISMLKTTSLVTGVPFALDLYGITSREIASRIFEPVPLLMVAATWYLVITSVLMVGQFYLERYFARGASRKLTSRQLEALAKAQLGEPHP; translated from the coding sequence ATGACCGCTGTCGAATCGCCGTCACCCGCCACCAGCCCCGCCGCCATCGACGCGGTTCCGCTTCGGCATCCCTGGCGGTGGGTGACGGCGGTCGTCATCCTCGTCCTGCTCGGGCTGTTCCTCTACGGTGCGGCCACCAACGACGCCTACCGGTGGTCGACCTACTGGGAGTACCTGTTCAACGAGCGGGTGCTCACCGTCGGCGTCGTCAACACCCTGCAGCTGACCGTTTACTCGATGGTGCTGGCCCTCATCCTGGGTGTGCTGCTCGCGGTCATGCGCCTGTCACCCAACCCGGTCTTCCGGGCGGTGTCGTGGGCGTATCTGTGGATCTTCCGCGGCACGCCGGTCTACGTGCAGCTGGTGTTCTGGGGCCTGCTGCCCACGATCTACCAGAACATCCAGCTCGGCGTCCCGTTCGGGCCGTCGCTGCTGCACCTGGATCTGCAGTCGCTGTCGTTCCCGTTCCTGCTGGCCATCCTCGGCCTGGCGCTCAACGAATCGGCCTACATGGCCGAGATCATCCGGGCCGGCATCACCTCGGTGCCCGAGGGACAGATGGAAGCGTCCACGGCGCTGGGCATGTCGTGGACCCTGGCGATGCGGCGGACCGTCCTGCCGCAGGCCATGCGGGTGATCATCCCGCCGACCGGCAACGAGGTGATCAGCATGCTGAAGACCACCTCGCTGGTCACCGGTGTGCCGTTCGCGCTGGATCTCTACGGCATCACCTCCCGCGAGATCGCTTCGCGCATCTTCGAACCGGTGCCCCTGCTGATGGTGGCCGCCACCTGGTACCTGGTCATCACCAGTGTGCTGATGGTCGGCCAGTTCTACCTCGAGCGTTACTTCGCCCGCGGCGCGTCGCGCAAGCTCACGTCCCGGCAGCTCGAAGCGCTCGCCAAAGCGCAGTTGGGAGAGCCGCATCCATGA
- the cydB gene encoding cytochrome d ubiquinol oxidase subunit II produces the protein MGLQELWFVLIAVLFLGFLVLEGFDFGVGMLMAPIGMVGEGNPETRRRAALNTIGPVWDANEVWLITAGASMFAAFPVWYATVFSALYLPLLAILFGMILRIVGIEWRGKIDDPTWRRRADLGIALGSWLPAILWGVAFAVLVRGLPVDAEQHVVGLSIGDVINAYTLLGGLATCALFLFYGATFLALKTSGPVRRDAFRFARTLSLPVIVFAGGFGLWTQLSYGKTWTWLALAVAVVALLAAVALMWTGGREGWAFSATVVVVAAVAALIFGSLYPNLLNSTLDPEWAVTIFNGSSTPYTLTIMSWASLTLLPLVLIYQGWTYWVFRQRISADRIPDSVGLSRQAL, from the coding sequence GTGGGACTCCAAGAGCTGTGGTTCGTCCTCATCGCCGTCCTGTTCCTCGGTTTCCTCGTGCTCGAGGGGTTCGACTTCGGGGTCGGCATGCTCATGGCGCCGATCGGAATGGTGGGCGAAGGAAATCCGGAAACGCGCCGACGCGCGGCACTCAACACGATCGGCCCGGTCTGGGACGCGAACGAGGTGTGGCTGATCACCGCAGGCGCGTCGATGTTCGCCGCCTTCCCGGTCTGGTACGCGACGGTGTTCTCCGCGCTCTACCTGCCGCTGCTGGCGATCCTGTTCGGGATGATCCTGCGCATCGTCGGCATCGAATGGCGCGGCAAGATCGACGATCCCACCTGGCGCCGACGGGCAGACCTCGGGATCGCGCTGGGCTCCTGGCTGCCGGCGATCCTGTGGGGTGTGGCCTTCGCGGTCCTGGTGCGCGGCCTGCCCGTGGACGCCGAGCAGCACGTCGTCGGCCTGTCGATCGGTGACGTGATCAACGCCTACACACTGCTGGGCGGGCTGGCCACCTGCGCGCTGTTCCTGTTCTACGGTGCGACGTTCCTGGCGTTGAAGACCTCAGGGCCGGTACGGCGTGACGCGTTCCGGTTCGCCCGGACCCTGTCGCTGCCGGTCATCGTGTTCGCCGGCGGGTTCGGGCTGTGGACGCAGCTGTCGTACGGCAAGACGTGGACGTGGCTGGCCCTGGCCGTCGCCGTGGTCGCGCTGCTGGCGGCGGTCGCACTGATGTGGACCGGCGGCCGGGAGGGCTGGGCGTTCTCGGCGACCGTGGTGGTGGTCGCGGCGGTGGCCGCGCTCATCTTCGGCTCGCTGTACCCGAACCTGCTGAACTCGACGCTCGATCCGGAGTGGGCGGTCACGATCTTCAACGGCTCGTCGACCCCCTACACCCTCACCATCATGTCGTGGGCGTCCCTGACGCTGCTGCCGCTGGTGCTGATCTATCAGGGCTGGACGTATTGGGTCTTCCGGCAACGTATTTCGGCCGACCGCATCCCGGATTCGGTCGGGTTGAGCAGACAGGCGTTGTGA
- a CDS encoding cytochrome ubiquinol oxidase subunit I — MDVVDVSRWQFGITTVYHFIFVPLTIGLAPILAAMQTAWVITDNPAWYRLTRFFGKLFLINFAIGVATGIVQEFQFGMNWSEYSRFVGDIFGAPLAFEGLVAFFFESTFIGLWIFGWSRLPRLVHLACIWIVAIAVNASAYFIIAANSFMQHPVGARYNPESGRAELTDFMALLTNNTAIWAFQHAVAGALLTAGAFVAGVSAFLMVRAQRDTTEPTVEARTMYRPAAIGASLLALVAAVGLFFTGDVQGKLMFDQQPMKMASAESLCQTETDPDFSILTVGTHNNCDSVIHVLEVPYVLPFLAEGQFSGVTLQGVEDLQQQYEQRFGPGDYRPNLFVTYWSFRAMIGLLLVPVAFALVTLWLTRRGRVPNARWYGWLGVLTIPTPFLANSAGWVFTEMGRQPWVVAPNPTGDQLVRMTVQQGVSDHSTAMVVFSLAVFTLVYGALAVVWFGLMRRYVLKGPQEHDSEPAPPSKPDDEELAPLSFAY; from the coding sequence ATGGACGTTGTGGACGTGTCACGGTGGCAGTTCGGGATCACCACCGTTTACCACTTCATCTTCGTCCCACTGACCATCGGCCTGGCGCCCATCCTGGCCGCGATGCAGACGGCGTGGGTGATCACCGACAACCCCGCGTGGTACCGGCTCACCCGGTTCTTCGGCAAACTGTTCCTGATCAACTTCGCGATCGGCGTCGCAACCGGCATCGTCCAGGAGTTCCAGTTCGGGATGAACTGGAGTGAGTACTCCCGGTTCGTCGGTGACATCTTCGGCGCCCCGCTGGCGTTCGAGGGTCTGGTCGCGTTCTTCTTCGAGTCGACGTTCATCGGACTGTGGATCTTCGGCTGGAGCCGACTCCCCAGGCTGGTCCACCTCGCGTGCATCTGGATCGTCGCCATCGCCGTCAATGCCTCGGCGTACTTCATCATCGCCGCCAACTCGTTCATGCAGCATCCGGTCGGCGCCCGCTACAACCCGGAATCCGGTCGCGCCGAACTGACCGACTTCATGGCGCTGCTCACCAACAACACGGCCATCTGGGCCTTCCAGCACGCGGTGGCCGGAGCGCTGCTCACCGCGGGCGCCTTCGTCGCCGGTGTGTCGGCGTTCCTCATGGTCCGCGCCCAACGCGACACCACCGAGCCCACGGTCGAGGCGCGCACCATGTACCGGCCCGCGGCGATCGGCGCGAGCCTGCTGGCCCTGGTGGCGGCGGTCGGGCTGTTCTTCACCGGTGACGTGCAGGGCAAGCTGATGTTCGACCAGCAGCCGATGAAGATGGCGTCGGCGGAGTCGTTGTGCCAGACCGAGACCGACCCGGATTTCTCCATCCTCACCGTCGGCACCCACAACAACTGCGACAGCGTCATCCATGTGCTCGAGGTGCCGTACGTACTGCCGTTCCTGGCGGAGGGCCAATTCAGCGGTGTCACGCTGCAGGGGGTCGAGGATCTGCAGCAGCAGTACGAGCAGCGCTTCGGCCCCGGCGACTACCGGCCGAACCTGTTCGTCACGTACTGGTCGTTCCGCGCGATGATCGGCCTGCTGCTGGTGCCGGTTGCCTTCGCGCTCGTCACACTCTGGCTCACCCGACGCGGGCGCGTCCCGAATGCCCGCTGGTATGGCTGGCTGGGCGTGCTGACCATCCCGACCCCGTTCCTGGCCAACAGTGCTGGGTGGGTGTTCACCGAGATGGGCCGCCAGCCGTGGGTGGTCGCGCCCAACCCGACCGGCGACCAGCTCGTGCGAATGACGGTCCAGCAGGGCGTATCCGACCATTCGACGGCCATGGTGGTGTTCTCGCTGGCGGTGTTCACCCTCGTCTACGGTGCGCTGGCCGTGGTGTGGTTCGGCCTGATGCGCCGCTACGTGCTCAAGGGACCGCAGGAGCACGACTCCGAACCGGCGCCGCCGTCCAAACCGGACGACGAAGAACTCGCCCCTCTGTCGTTCGCCTACTGA
- a CDS encoding SRPBCC family protein has translation MTVTRDIAASPERVWDVIADGWTYSQWVVGNSRMRAVDPDWPAPGSTIHHSIGVWPVLLNDETVVEESVPQQRLVLHAKGRPFGGARIILELSEIPTGCRVSMQEFPISGIGKFLPERLSDAAVWPRNNETLRRLSFLAERRDDSDVRDADGS, from the coding sequence GTGACTGTGACCCGAGACATCGCCGCCTCGCCCGAGCGCGTGTGGGACGTGATCGCCGACGGCTGGACGTACTCGCAGTGGGTGGTGGGCAACAGCCGGATGCGGGCCGTGGACCCCGATTGGCCCGCACCCGGCTCCACCATCCACCACTCGATCGGTGTCTGGCCGGTGCTGCTCAACGATGAAACCGTCGTCGAAGAGTCCGTCCCGCAGCAGCGCCTGGTGCTGCACGCCAAGGGCAGGCCGTTCGGCGGCGCCCGAATCATCCTGGAACTCAGCGAGATTCCCACGGGATGCCGGGTCTCGATGCAGGAGTTCCCGATCAGCGGCATCGGCAAGTTCCTGCCCGAGCGGCTCTCCGACGCGGCGGTGTGGCCGCGCAACAACGAGACGCTGCGGCGGCTCTCCTTCCTCGCCGAACGTCGTGACGACAGTGACGTCCGAGATGCCGATGGCAGCTAG
- the macS gene encoding MacS family sensor histidine kinase produces the protein MPQRVDPAAPLWRAAQVFRLLSCLYSLGFQIAVNDDLDRRAAAWTLFAVLIGWSVVCAVAYLQGFGRRTGWVVAEIAVVVALMMSTALVADDRWVADNQSWPTTLWATNAVISAAILRGPVTGMATGLIVMAAYAVLKGYVSINVFRNATIVIELAVGLAVGMAAQTARRANAELERATRLAAALEERERLSRHVHDGAIQVLALVARRGREIGGATAQLAELAGEQERALRRLVSDADATVGGLGDVGAMLRRRASDRVSVSLPPEPVLLDADVAAELCAAAGNALDNVAAHAGPQARAYVLVEDLGDAVTVSVRDDGPGIAPGRLAEAAAEGRMGVAKSIVGRMHSLGGDAQLHTGADCGTEWELTVPRRRRQDGGRG, from the coding sequence ATGCCGCAGCGGGTCGACCCCGCCGCACCGCTGTGGCGGGCGGCGCAGGTGTTCCGGCTGCTGAGTTGTCTGTACTCGTTGGGCTTCCAGATCGCCGTCAACGACGACCTCGACCGGCGCGCCGCGGCGTGGACGCTGTTCGCCGTGCTGATCGGCTGGAGTGTGGTGTGCGCCGTCGCCTATCTGCAGGGCTTCGGGCGCCGTACCGGCTGGGTGGTGGCCGAGATCGCCGTGGTGGTGGCGCTGATGATGTCGACCGCGCTGGTCGCCGACGACCGGTGGGTGGCCGACAACCAGTCCTGGCCGACGACGCTGTGGGCGACCAACGCCGTCATCTCGGCGGCCATCCTGCGCGGCCCGGTGACGGGGATGGCCACCGGCCTGATCGTGATGGCCGCCTACGCGGTCCTCAAGGGTTACGTCAGCATCAACGTGTTCCGCAACGCCACCATCGTCATCGAGTTGGCGGTGGGTCTCGCGGTCGGCATGGCCGCCCAGACCGCACGCCGTGCCAACGCCGAACTCGAACGGGCGACCCGGTTGGCCGCCGCGCTCGAGGAACGTGAGCGGCTGTCCCGCCATGTCCACGACGGTGCCATCCAGGTGCTGGCGCTGGTCGCGCGGCGCGGCCGCGAAATCGGCGGTGCCACGGCGCAGTTGGCGGAACTGGCCGGCGAACAGGAGCGGGCGCTGCGGCGTCTGGTCAGCGACGCCGACGCCACGGTCGGCGGGCTCGGCGACGTCGGCGCGATGCTGCGCCGCCGCGCGTCCGACCGGGTGTCGGTCAGTCTGCCACCCGAACCGGTGTTGCTCGACGCCGACGTCGCCGCCGAACTGTGCGCGGCGGCGGGTAACGCACTCGACAACGTCGCCGCCCACGCGGGTCCGCAGGCGCGCGCCTACGTGCTGGTGGAGGACCTCGGTGACGCCGTCACGGTGAGTGTGCGCGACGACGGCCCGGGGATCGCGCCGGGGCGGCTCGCCGAAGCCGCCGCGGAGGGACGCATGGGGGTCGCGAAATCGATTGTCGGACGGATGCATTCGTTGGGCGGTGACGCGCAGCTGCACACCGGTGCGGATTGCGGCACGGAATGGGAGCTGACGGTGCCGCGGCGACGGCGGCAGGATGGTGGCCGTGGCTGA
- a CDS encoding response regulator, which yields MVVDDHPIWRDAVARDLADDGFAVVATADGVESARRRANVVKPAVVVMDMRLADGDGAAATAQVLAVSPGSRVLVLSASDERDDVLEAVKAGATGYLVKSASKAELSAAVRATAEGRAVFTPGLAGLVLGEYRRIAQRPDADTPVPTLTERETEVLRYVAKGLTAKQIAARLSLSHRTVENHVQATFRKLQVANRVELARYAIEHGLDE from the coding sequence ATGGTGGTCGACGACCATCCCATCTGGCGCGATGCGGTGGCCCGCGACCTCGCCGACGACGGTTTCGCGGTGGTGGCGACCGCCGACGGCGTCGAGTCGGCGCGGCGGCGGGCGAACGTCGTCAAGCCGGCGGTGGTCGTGATGGACATGCGGTTGGCCGACGGTGACGGCGCCGCGGCCACCGCGCAGGTGCTGGCGGTCTCGCCGGGGTCCCGTGTGCTCGTGCTGTCGGCGTCGGACGAACGCGACGACGTGCTCGAGGCGGTGAAGGCCGGTGCCACCGGATATCTCGTCAAAAGCGCCTCCAAGGCGGAGCTGAGTGCGGCGGTCCGCGCCACCGCCGAAGGCCGGGCGGTGTTCACGCCTGGGCTCGCGGGGCTCGTGCTGGGGGAGTACCGCCGGATCGCGCAGCGCCCCGATGCGGACACACCGGTGCCCACCCTCACCGAGCGGGAGACGGAGGTGCTGCGCTATGTGGCGAAGGGTCTGACCGCCAAGCAGATCGCCGCCCGGCTGTCGCTGAGTCACCGGACCGTCGAAAACCACGTGCAGGCGACGTTCCGCAAGCTGCAGGTCGCCAACCGCGTGGAACTGGCGCGCTACGCGATCGAGCACGGACTCGACGAATAG
- a CDS encoding Dps family protein: protein MNTTRRTEAEVQGFTASPEFAANLQRVLVDLIELHLQGKQAHWNVVGTNFRDLHLQLDELVDFAREGSDTIAERMRALDAVPDGRSDTVAATTSLPEFPAYERSTSEVVDLITVRIAATVDTMRAVHDAVDAEDPSTADILHQLIDGLEKLAWLIKSENRKV from the coding sequence ATGAACACGACACGTCGCACCGAAGCAGAAGTACAGGGTTTCACCGCCTCGCCGGAGTTCGCCGCGAATCTGCAGCGGGTCCTGGTCGACCTGATCGAACTGCACCTGCAGGGCAAGCAGGCGCACTGGAACGTCGTGGGTACCAACTTCCGCGACCTGCACCTGCAGCTCGACGAGCTGGTCGACTTCGCCCGTGAGGGCAGCGACACCATCGCCGAGCGGATGCGGGCGCTCGACGCGGTTCCGGACGGCCGCTCCGACACCGTCGCGGCGACCACCAGCCTGCCCGAGTTCCCGGCCTACGAGCGCAGCACCAGTGAGGTGGTCGATCTGATCACCGTGCGGATCGCCGCCACGGTCGACACCATGCGCGCCGTCCATGACGCGGTCGACGCCGAGGATCCGAGCACCGCCGACATCCTGCATCAGCTGATCGACGGCCTGGAGAAGCTGGCCTGGCTGATCAAGTCGGAGAACCGGAAGGTCTAA
- a CDS encoding amino acid ABC transporter ATP-binding protein, with product MVKAEQVCKSFGALHVLKGVTLEVDKGEVLCIVGPSGSGKSTFLRCINHLEQVNAGRLYVDGELVGYRERGGKLLELTPREAAKQRRDVGMVFQHFNLFPHRTALGNIVEAPIHVKRVKKDDAEARAKDLLDLVGLADKATAYPAQLSGGQQQRVAIARALAMNPKLMLFDEPTSALDPELVGEVLGVMKKLASEGMTMLVVTHEMGFAREVADKLVFMDGGVIVESGAPREMMSNPQHERTKAFLSKVM from the coding sequence ATGGTCAAGGCCGAACAGGTCTGCAAGAGCTTCGGCGCCCTGCACGTGCTCAAGGGCGTGACCCTGGAGGTCGACAAGGGCGAGGTGCTCTGCATCGTGGGGCCGTCCGGCTCGGGTAAGTCGACGTTCCTGCGGTGCATCAACCACCTCGAGCAGGTCAACGCCGGACGGCTCTATGTCGACGGCGAACTGGTGGGGTACCGCGAACGCGGCGGCAAGCTGCTCGAGCTGACGCCGCGTGAGGCGGCGAAGCAGCGTCGCGACGTCGGCATGGTGTTCCAGCACTTCAACCTGTTCCCGCACCGCACCGCGCTCGGCAACATCGTCGAGGCCCCGATCCACGTCAAGCGGGTGAAGAAGGACGACGCGGAGGCGCGGGCGAAGGATCTGCTCGACCTGGTCGGGCTCGCCGACAAGGCCACCGCCTATCCGGCCCAGCTCTCGGGCGGCCAGCAGCAGCGGGTGGCGATCGCGCGCGCCCTGGCGATGAACCCGAAGCTGATGCTGTTCGACGAACCGACCTCGGCCCTGGACCCCGAACTGGTCGGTGAGGTGCTCGGGGTGATGAAGAAGCTGGCGTCGGAGGGGATGACGATGCTGGTCGTCACCCACGAGATGGGTTTCGCCCGCGAGGTCGCCGACAAACTGGTGTTCATGGACGGCGGCGTGATCGTCGAGTCGGGAGCGCCCCGCGAGATGATGAGCAACCCGCAGCACGAGCGCACGAAAGCCTTCCTGTCCAAGGTGATGTAG
- a CDS encoding phytoene desaturase family protein — MPMAASADAVVIGAGHNGLVAATLMADAGWDVVVLEAQPEPGGAVRSAERIPGYTSDLYSAFYPLSVASPVLKSLHLEDHGLQWTHAPAVVGHPRSATDDDAPVIYRDISRTAEELARNHPADGDNWLRVCELWQQVKEPLLASLFSPFPPVRGAVGLLRALGTADALRLVHRLMLPAGEMARQLFAGDAARLLLLGNALHADVPVDAPGSGVMGFMLIMMAQDGGWPVPVGGAGQLTAALVNRARSAGAQIHCGQSVTEIQVRGGRAVGVRTADGRSISARRAVVADVSAPALYRQLLPSSAVPPRLLEDLEHFTWDTPVLKINYALDAPIPWRSKNLNEVGTVHLGADEDGLVRWMADLNTRTVPDHPFMLFGQMTTADPTRSPAGTESAWAYTHLPRDVTDDESADRLSEAVDRVLEEHAPGFTDQVVGKFIQRPSELTASDANLVGGAVNGGTAQLQQQLIFRPTPGFGRAETPVEGLYLGSAGAHPGGGVHGVCGRNAARAALASDGLTGWPRRRVNQLVMSLFVR, encoded by the coding sequence ATGCCGATGGCAGCTAGCGCCGACGCCGTCGTCATCGGCGCAGGGCACAACGGTCTCGTCGCCGCCACCCTGATGGCCGACGCCGGCTGGGACGTCGTGGTGCTCGAGGCGCAGCCCGAACCCGGCGGGGCCGTCCGCAGCGCCGAACGCATCCCCGGCTACACCAGCGACCTCTACAGTGCGTTCTATCCGCTGTCGGTGGCGTCACCGGTCTTGAAGAGCCTCCATCTGGAAGACCACGGGCTGCAGTGGACGCACGCGCCCGCGGTCGTCGGCCACCCACGTTCGGCCACCGACGACGACGCGCCGGTGATCTACCGCGACATCTCGCGCACGGCCGAGGAACTCGCCCGCAACCACCCCGCCGACGGCGACAACTGGCTGCGGGTGTGTGAGCTGTGGCAACAGGTCAAAGAGCCGCTGCTCGCCAGCCTCTTCTCACCGTTTCCCCCCGTCCGCGGCGCGGTCGGACTGCTGCGCGCACTGGGTACCGCCGATGCCTTGCGGCTGGTCCACCGGCTGATGCTGCCGGCGGGTGAGATGGCCAGACAACTCTTCGCCGGCGATGCGGCCCGGCTGCTGCTGCTCGGCAACGCCCTGCACGCCGACGTGCCGGTCGACGCACCGGGCAGCGGCGTCATGGGCTTCATGCTGATCATGATGGCGCAGGACGGCGGCTGGCCCGTCCCGGTCGGCGGCGCCGGCCAGCTCACCGCGGCGCTGGTCAACCGGGCCCGGTCCGCCGGTGCGCAGATCCACTGCGGTCAATCCGTCACCGAGATCCAGGTGCGGGGCGGCCGGGCCGTGGGCGTGCGCACCGCCGACGGCCGGTCGATCTCGGCGCGCCGCGCCGTGGTGGCCGACGTCTCCGCACCGGCGCTGTACCGCCAGCTGCTGCCCAGCTCGGCGGTGCCGCCGCGGCTGTTGGAGGATCTCGAACACTTCACCTGGGACACCCCGGTCCTCAAGATCAACTACGCGCTGGACGCGCCGATCCCGTGGCGTTCGAAGAACCTCAACGAGGTGGGCACGGTGCACCTCGGCGCCGACGAGGACGGGCTGGTCCGCTGGATGGCCGACCTCAACACCCGAACCGTGCCCGACCACCCGTTCATGCTGTTCGGCCAGATGACGACCGCCGACCCGACCCGCTCGCCGGCGGGCACCGAAAGTGCCTGGGCCTACACGCATCTGCCGCGCGACGTCACCGACGACGAATCGGCCGACCGGCTGTCCGAGGCGGTGGACCGGGTACTTGAGGAGCATGCTCCCGGCTTCACCGATCAGGTCGTCGGCAAGTTCATCCAGCGTCCCTCCGAGCTCACCGCCTCCGACGCCAACCTGGTCGGCGGGGCGGTCAACGGCGGTACCGCCCAACTGCAGCAGCAGCTGATCTTCCGGCCGACGCCGGGATTCGGCCGCGCCGAGACGCCGGTCGAGGGGCTCTACCTCGGCAGCGCGGGCGCCCATCCGGGCGGCGGGGTGCACGGGGTCTGCGGGCGCAACGCGGCACGCGCAGCGCTCGCCAGCGACGGGTTGACCGGCTGGCCGCGCAGGCGGGTCAACCAGCTGGTGATGTCACTGTTCGTCCGCTGA
- a CDS encoding HdeD family acid-resistance protein: MQTTAAPTMLRHLWIYTVVSGLLAVLLGVLIFLRPGAAIIVTAIFFGAYLLVTGVAQIVLAFSVRSSFGGRALLFVSGAAALVLAVLCFVNFSNSIDLLAIWIGVGFVFRGVATAMSAFSDQSLPGRIWEIVVGVISVLAGIIMFVAPLEGLVALTQVTGIILVVIGVVEVIAGIRIRRESSSVSGHTTRDAVT; this comes from the coding sequence ATGCAAACTACCGCTGCCCCAACCATGTTGCGGCATCTGTGGATCTACACCGTGGTCTCGGGTCTGCTCGCGGTGCTGCTCGGCGTCCTGATCTTCCTCCGGCCGGGCGCCGCGATCATCGTGACGGCGATCTTCTTCGGGGCGTATCTGCTCGTGACCGGTGTCGCGCAGATCGTCCTGGCCTTCAGCGTGCGGTCGTCGTTCGGCGGACGGGCGCTGCTGTTCGTCAGCGGCGCCGCCGCCCTGGTGCTCGCCGTGCTGTGCTTCGTCAACTTCTCCAACTCGATCGATCTGCTGGCGATCTGGATCGGCGTCGGCTTCGTCTTCCGCGGTGTGGCCACCGCGATGTCGGCGTTCAGCGACCAGTCGTTGCCCGGCCGCATCTGGGAGATCGTCGTCGGCGTCATCAGCGTGCTCGCCGGCATCATCATGTTCGTCGCGCCCCTGGAGGGTCTGGTCGCGCTGACCCAGGTCACCGGCATCATCCTGGTGGTCATCGGGGTGGTCGAGGTCATCGCCGGAATCCGCATCCGCAGGGAGTCGTCGTCGGTGTCCGGCCACACCACACGCGACGCCGTGACATAG
- a CDS encoding ABC transporter substrate-binding protein, producing the protein MWRIAAMFAVSGAMVLSGCASGTDSGGSGTETSASSAKVDEIANTVPEEIKSSGKLIVGVNIPYAPNEFKDPSGKIVGFDVDLMNAIAATLGLTPEYREADFAKIIPSIQGGTFNVGMSSFTDTKEREQSVDFVTYFSAGTQWAQRPDNPINPDDACGKKVAVQATTYQETDELPAKSKACVDAGKPAIQITPFDGQDAATNAVVLGQVDAMSADSPVTAYAIKQSNGKLEAAGDIFDAAPYGWPVAKGSPLAQSLQQALEHLIEEGTYEEIAKNWGVEAGMIDKPVINGAIS; encoded by the coding sequence ATGTGGCGCATCGCAGCGATGTTCGCTGTGAGCGGCGCGATGGTGTTGTCGGGTTGTGCCAGCGGCACCGACTCGGGCGGCTCGGGCACCGAGACGTCGGCGTCCAGCGCCAAGGTCGACGAGATCGCCAACACGGTCCCCGAGGAGATCAAGTCGTCGGGCAAGCTGATCGTCGGCGTCAACATCCCCTATGCACCCAACGAGTTCAAAGACCCGAGCGGAAAGATCGTCGGCTTCGACGTCGACCTGATGAACGCGATCGCGGCGACGCTGGGGCTCACCCCGGAGTACCGCGAAGCCGACTTCGCCAAGATCATCCCGTCGATCCAGGGCGGCACGTTCAACGTCGGTATGTCGTCGTTCACCGACACCAAGGAGCGCGAGCAGTCGGTCGACTTCGTCACCTACTTCTCGGCGGGCACCCAGTGGGCGCAGCGGCCGGACAATCCGATCAACCCCGATGACGCCTGCGGCAAGAAGGTGGCCGTCCAGGCGACCACCTATCAGGAGACCGACGAACTGCCGGCCAAGAGCAAGGCGTGCGTCGACGCGGGCAAGCCGGCCATCCAGATCACCCCGTTCGACGGTCAGGACGCCGCGACCAACGCGGTGGTGCTCGGCCAGGTGGACGCCATGTCGGCGGACTCGCCGGTGACCGCCTACGCCATCAAGCAGAGCAACGGCAAGCTCGAGGCGGCCGGCGACATCTTCGACGCGGCCCCGTACGGCTGGCCGGTGGCCAAGGGCTCGCCACTGGCGCAGTCGCTGCAGCAGGCGCTCGAGCACCTCATCGAGGAGGGCACCTACGAGGAGATCGCCAAGAACTGGGGCGTCGAGGCGGGCATGATCGACAAGCCGGTCATCAACGGAGCGATCAGCTGA